One window of Micropterus dolomieu isolate WLL.071019.BEF.003 ecotype Adirondacks linkage group LG13, ASM2129224v1, whole genome shotgun sequence genomic DNA carries:
- the rabepk gene encoding rab9 effector protein with kelch motifs, translated as MEFLPVLDPIDKPKEGIWYSLIPRGSAPGVSVGHTCTFIPSEDGGKGRILIVGGANPSGSFSHSHIINLDNHEWDIPEWEGLESRYEHCSFVPESCPQSLWVFGGAQQSGNRNCIQNLQLTDSGSRWKNVGVNGKPPSPRTYHTNSASLGDRLYVISGGEAGATPVSDANLHVFDTVSSTWSQPETQGRHLSARHGHIIIAVGSKIYIHGGMAGDKFHNDMYTLDTRSMKLEEVQAEGDIP; from the exons ATGGAGTTTCTCCCAGTACTTGACCCAATTGATAAACCCAAAGAAGGAATATG GTATTCTTTGATACCGAGGGGAAGTGCTCCGGGTGTTAGTGTGGGTCACACCTGCACGTTTATTCCATCTGAAGatggaggaaaaggaagaatCCTTATTGTTGGAGGTGCCAATCCCAGCGGCAGTTTCTCACATTCACATATCATAAAtctag ATAATCATGAATGGGACATCCCAGAGTGGGAGGGTTTGGAGTCACGCTATGAACACTGCAGCTTTGTGCCAGAGAGCTGCCCTCAGAGCCTGTGGGTGTTTGGGGGGGCACAGCAGAGCGGCAATCGCAATTGTATCCAGAATTTACAGTTAACAG ATAGTGGGTCTCGCTGGAAGAATGTAGGAGTGAATGGCAAACCCCCCAGTCCCAGGACATACCACACCAACTCAGCCAGCCTAGGGGACAGACTGTATGTAATTTCTGGTGGGGAAGCAGGAGCTACACCTGTCTCAGATGCCAATCTCCATGTCTTTGATACAG TGTCTTCCACCTGGTCCCAACCAGAAACACAAGGCAGACACCTGTCCGCCAGACATGGCCACATCATCATAGCAGTGGGTTCAAAGATCTACATTCATGGAGGCATGGCTGGAGACAAATTCCACAATGATATGTACACGCTTGACACAA GGAGCATGAAATTGGAGGAAGTGCAAGCCGAAGGagacatcccc
- the hspa5 gene encoding endoplasmic reticulum chaperone BiP, whose product MKLLWVVMLVAGTVFADDDEKRESVGTVVGIDLGTTYSCVGVFKNGRVEIIANDQGNRITPSYVAFTSEGERLIGDAAKNQLTSNPENTVFDAKRLIGRTWSDSTVQQDIKYLPFKVTEKKSKPHIQVDIGGGQMKTFAPEEISAMVLTKMKETAEAYLGKKVTHAVVTVPAYFNDAQRQATKDAGTIAGLNVMRIINEPTAAAIAYGLDKKDGEKNILVFDLGGGTFDVSLLTIDNGVFEVVATNGDTHLGGEDFDQRVMEHFIKLYKKKTGKDVRKDNRAVQKLRREVEKAKRALSAQHQARIEIESFFEGEDFSETLTRAKFEELNMDLFRSTMKPVQKVLEDSDLKKSDIDEIVLVGGSTRIPKIQQLVKEFFNGKEPSRGINPDEAVAYGAAVQAGVLSGEEDTGDVVLLDVCPLTLGIETVGGVMTKLIPRNTVVPTKKSQIFSTASDNQPTVTIKVYEGERPLTKDNHLLGTFDLTGIPPAPRGVPQIEVTFEIDVNGILRVTAEDKGTGNKNKITITNDQNRLTPEDIERMVNDAERFADEDKKLKERIDARNELESYAYSLKNQIGDKEKLGGKLSDDDKETIEKAVEEKIEWMESHQDADLEDFQAKKKELEEVVQPIITKLYGSAGGPPPEGAESEQDEKDEL is encoded by the exons ATGAAGCTGTTGTGGGTTGTAATGCTGGTGGCCGGCACCGTGTTTGCCGATGACGacgaaaagagagagagtgtgggGACTGTGGTTGGAATTGACTTGGGGACCACCTACTCCTG TGTTGGAGTGTTCAAGAATGGCCGTGTGGAGATCATCGCCAATGACCAGGGTAACCGCATCACCCCATCATATGTGGCCTTTACCAGTGAGGGTGAGCGTCTGATTGGTGATGCTGCCAAGAACCAGCTGACCTCTAACCCTGAGAACACAGTCTTTGATGCCAAGAGATTGATTGGGCGCACTTGGAGTGACTCCACTGTGCAGCAGGACATCAAGTACCTGCCCTTCAAA GTTACTGAGAAGAAGAGCAAACCTCACATTCAAGTTGACATTGGAGGTGGCCAGATGAAGACCTTTGCTCCGGAAGAGATCTCTGCCATGGTTCTGACTAAGATGAAGGAGACTGCTGAGGCTTATCTGGGCAAGAAG GTCACACATGCTGTGGTCACGGTCCCTGCCTACTTCAATGATGCCCAGCGCCAGGCCACTAAGGACGCTGGAACCATTGCTGGTCTGAATGTTATGAGAATCATCAATGAGCC AACTGCTGCTGCCATTGCTTATGGTCTGGACAAGAAGGATGGCGAGAAGAACATTCTTGTGTTCGATCTGGGTGGTGGCACTTTTGATGTCTCCCTTCTGACCATTGACAATGGTGTTTTTGAAGTGGTTGCCACCAACGGTGACACTCATCTGGGAGGTGAAGACTTCGACCAGCGCGTCATGGAGCACTTCATCAAGCTGTACAAGAAGAAGACTGGCAAAGACGTGCGCAAGGACAACCGTGCTGTGCAGAAGCTGCGTCGTGAGGTTGAGAAGGCAAAGAGGGCGCTGTCTGCCCAGCACCAGGCCCGCATTGAGATTGAGTCCTTCTTTGAGGGAGAAGACTTCTCAGAGACCCTGACCCGTGCCAAGTTCGAAGAGCTCAACATG GACCTGTTCCGTTCCACCATGAAGCCTGTACAGAAGGTGCTGGAGGACTCTGACCTGAAGAAGTCTGACATTGATGAGATTGTCTTAGTTGGAGGCTCCACCCGTATCCCTAAAATCCAGCAGCTGGTGAAGGAGTTCTTCAATGGCAAAGAGCCTTCTAGGGGTATCAACCCTGATGAGGCTGTAGCATATGGAGCTGCTGTGCAGGCTGGTGTGCTTTCTGGAGAGGAGGATACCG GTGATGTGGTTCTTCTGGATGTGTGCCCCCTGACCCTTGGTATTGAGACCGTTGGAGGAGTAATGACCAAGCTGATCCCCAGGAACACTGTGGTGCCCACAAAGAAATCCCAGATCTTCTCTACAGCCTCTGATAACCAGCCCACTGTCACAATTAAGGTTTATGAAG GTGAACGTCCTCTGACAAAAGACAACCATCTGCTGGGCACTTTCGACCTGACTGGCATCCCTCCTGCCCCTCGTGGTGTACCACAGATTGAGGTCACCTTTGAGATTGATGTCAACGGCATTCTGCGTGTCACCGCTGAGGACAAAGGCACAGGCAACAAGAATAAGATCACAATCACAAATGACCAGAACCGCCTGACACCTGAAGATATTGAGCGCATGGTGAACGATGCTGAGCGTTTTGCAGATGAGGACAAGAAGCTGAAGGAGAGGATCGACGCCCGCAATGAACTTGAGAGCTACGCCTACTCTCTGAAGAACCAGATTGGCGACAAGGAGAAACTTGGCGGCAAACTGTCAGATGACGACAAGGAAACCATTGAGAAGGCGGTGGAGGAGAAGATTGAGTGGATGGAGTCGCATCAGGATGCTGACCTGGAAGACTTCCAGGCCAAGaagaaggagctggaggaggtggTTCAACCAATTATCACCAAGCTTTATGGTAGTGCGGGCGGACCCCCACCTGAGGGAGCCGAAAGTGAGCAAGATGAGAAGGATGAGTTGTAG